In Pseudomonas sp. HR96, the DNA window AGCAACGCCACGCGACGGCGGATCAGCCCACTCTCCTCGAGCTTCTGCACCCGCCGCCAGCACGCGGTACTGCCCAGGCCGATGCGTTCGGCAATTTCCGCCACGGGGCGGGTGCAGTCATCCTGGAGGATCTGCAGGATGGCGCGGTCGAACTTGTCCATGACGGTCTTCCGTGAAATAGATTTTCAATGATAGCTTGACTATTAGAATGAATTTTCGCCATCCGTGGAAAAAACCGGGGATTTATCAATTTTTTTGCGCCGCCGCGTCGGTAGCCTAGTACTCATCTTCAGACACCGCCGAATCCAGCCCATGACCTCGACCACCCGCCCCCTGTATTTCGACTACGCCGCCACCACCCCCGTCGACGAGCGCGTGATCCACGCCATGGTCGAGTGCCTGGGCCAGGCGGGCAACTTCGGCAACCCGGCTTCAAGTGGCCATGCCTACGGCGCGAGCGCGCGCCAGGCGGTGGAGCAGGCGCGCCGCCAGGTGGGCGAACTGGTGGGCGCCGATGCCAATGACCTGATCTGGACTTCAGGCGCCACCGAATCGAACAACCTGGCCATCAAGGGTGTGGCCCAGGCTGCCGGGCGTGGGCACCTGATCACCAGCGCCATCGAACACAAGGCCGTCATCGATACCGTCAAACTTCTCGAGCAACAGGGCTTTGCCGTCACCTGGCTGCAGCCCGACGAGCGTGGGCTGATCCAGCCGCAGGCGGTGAGCGAGGCGTTGCGACCCGATACCCTGTTGGTCTCACTGATGCTGATCAACAACGAGCTGGGCACCCTCACCGACATCGCCGCCATCGGCGAGCGCGTGCGCGCTCTCGGTGCGCTGTTTCATGTCGATGCAGCACAGGCCACCGGCAAGGTCGCCATCGACCTGCGCCAGCTGGCCGTGGACCTGATGTCCTTTTCCGCGCACAAAACCTATGGGCCCAAGGGGATCGGGGCGCTGTACGTGGGTGAACGCGCCCGCGGCGCGTTGCAGGCGCAGATGCACGGTGGCGGTCATGAACAGGGCCTGCGCTCCGGCACCCTGGCCACCCACCAGATTGTCGGCATGGGCAGCGCCTTCGCCTTGGCCGGCGCCGTGCAGGAGGAAGAAGTCGCGCGCCTCGGGGCGCTGAGCCGGCGCCTGCGCGAAGGTCTGCTGGCGCTGCCCGGCGTGCGCCTGAACGGCTGCGCCAGGCAGCGCATCGCTCATACGCTCAACGTGCAGGTGGACCGCACGGGCTTCAATTCGGCAAGTCTGGCCGGCGCCCTGGCGCTGTCGTCGACCTCGGCCTGCAACTCGGCCAGCACCGCGCCCTCGCACGTGCTGCTGGCGCTGGGCCTGACCCCGCAACAGGCCCTGGGCAGCCTGCGCCTGAGCCTGGGCCGCTACACCCAGGCGGCCGATGTCGAGCGCGCGCTGGAG includes these proteins:
- a CDS encoding cysteine desulfurase family protein, which produces MTSTTRPLYFDYAATTPVDERVIHAMVECLGQAGNFGNPASSGHAYGASARQAVEQARRQVGELVGADANDLIWTSGATESNNLAIKGVAQAAGRGHLITSAIEHKAVIDTVKLLEQQGFAVTWLQPDERGLIQPQAVSEALRPDTLLVSLMLINNELGTLTDIAAIGERVRALGALFHVDAAQATGKVAIDLRQLAVDLMSFSAHKTYGPKGIGALYVGERARGALQAQMHGGGHEQGLRSGTLATHQIVGMGSAFALAGAVQEEEVARLGALSRRLREGLLALPGVRLNGCARQRIAHTLNVQVDRTGFNSASLAGALALSSTSACNSASTAPSHVLLALGLTPQQALGSLRLSLGRYTQAADVERALEVIGAALSAPPPLW